A part of Acidisarcina sp. genomic DNA contains:
- the lepA gene encoding translation elongation factor 4, with amino-acid sequence MNIRNIRNFAIIAHIDHGKSTLSDRLLELTGSLTAREMQAQVLDAMDLERERGITIKAHAVRMMYHARNGEIYQLNLIDTPGHVDFSYEVSRSLASCEGALLVVDASQGVEAQTLANAHLAINNGLDMIPVINKIDLPSADVVRTQEMIESAVGLDATDAIPVSAKTGLGVPEVLEAIVNRLPPPSGDPEAPLQALIFDSWFDSYRGVIVLTRIINGRLKKGTRIRLMSNGKTFDVESLGVLTPKPVEIGELTAGEVGFFVANIKNVADTKIGDTVTEDGRPCASALPGFEDIKSMVFAGIYTVDSHEHTLLRDALEKLRLNDSSFFFEPESSVALGFGFRCGFLGLLHMEIIQERLEREYQLDLITTAPGVRYKITLTDGSVVEVDNPSRWPDPSNIEKIEEPVINATILTNEEYVGGILKLVEEKRGRQKNFEYVTPTRVMLTYELPLNEIVLDFYDRLKSVSRGYASLDYQLAGMWESPMVKLEILVSGEPVDALSIIVHKDFAYERGRALVSKMRELIPRQQFEVAIQAAIGSKIVARETVAALRKNVIAKCYGGDISRKRKLLEKQKEGKKRMKRVGKVDIPQEAFLAVLKLGEEPSR; translated from the coding sequence ATGAACATTCGAAATATTCGTAACTTCGCGATCATCGCGCACATCGACCACGGTAAATCGACCCTGTCGGACCGGCTGCTGGAGCTGACCGGCTCCCTGACTGCGCGCGAAATGCAGGCCCAGGTGCTGGACGCCATGGACCTGGAGCGCGAACGCGGCATCACCATTAAGGCCCACGCAGTGCGCATGATGTATCACGCGCGCAATGGCGAAATTTATCAGCTCAACCTGATCGACACTCCCGGCCACGTGGACTTCTCCTATGAAGTATCGCGGTCCCTGGCCTCGTGCGAGGGTGCTCTGCTGGTGGTGGACGCCTCGCAGGGCGTTGAGGCGCAGACGCTTGCCAACGCGCACCTCGCCATTAATAACGGGCTCGATATGATCCCGGTGATCAACAAGATTGACCTGCCCAGCGCCGATGTCGTGCGCACGCAGGAGATGATCGAGTCCGCCGTCGGCCTGGATGCAACCGATGCGATCCCGGTCAGCGCCAAGACGGGCCTGGGCGTGCCGGAGGTGCTGGAGGCCATTGTGAATCGCCTGCCTCCTCCCTCGGGCGATCCCGAGGCACCGCTGCAGGCGCTTATCTTTGACTCATGGTTCGATTCCTATCGCGGCGTTATCGTGCTGACGCGAATCATCAATGGAAGGCTGAAGAAGGGCACGAGAATTCGCCTGATGTCGAACGGCAAGACCTTCGATGTCGAATCTCTGGGTGTGCTCACGCCCAAGCCGGTGGAGATTGGCGAACTGACTGCGGGTGAGGTTGGATTCTTTGTCGCCAATATCAAGAATGTCGCGGATACGAAGATCGGCGACACCGTCACGGAAGATGGGCGCCCCTGCGCCTCGGCTCTGCCCGGCTTTGAGGACATCAAGTCGATGGTCTTCGCCGGCATCTATACAGTGGATTCGCATGAGCACACGCTGTTGCGCGATGCTCTCGAAAAGCTCCGGCTCAACGACTCCTCCTTCTTCTTCGAGCCGGAGAGCTCGGTTGCCCTTGGCTTTGGCTTTCGCTGCGGGTTCCTTGGGCTGCTGCACATGGAGATCATTCAGGAGCGTCTGGAGCGGGAGTATCAGCTCGATCTCATCACGACGGCTCCCGGTGTGCGCTACAAGATCACGCTCACCGATGGCTCCGTCGTTGAGGTGGATAACCCCTCCCGCTGGCCCGATCCGAGCAATATTGAAAAGATCGAGGAGCCGGTCATCAATGCCACGATCCTCACCAACGAGGAGTATGTCGGCGGCATCCTCAAGCTGGTGGAAGAGAAGCGCGGCCGCCAGAAGAACTTCGAATACGTGACGCCGACGCGGGTGATGCTGACCTACGAGCTGCCGCTGAATGAGATCGTGCTCGACTTCTACGACCGCCTGAAGTCCGTCTCCCGTGGATATGCCTCGCTGGACTATCAGCTTGCCGGGATGTGGGAGTCGCCGATGGTGAAGCTCGAAATCCTCGTCTCCGGGGAGCCCGTGGATGCGCTTTCCATCATTGTGCACAAGGACTTCGCCTACGAGCGCGGCCGCGCCCTGGTCTCCAAGATGCGCGAACTCATCCCCCGCCAGCAGTTTGAGGTAGCCATCCAGGCGGCTATCGGCTCCAAGATTGTGGCTCGCGAAACCGTCGCCGCACTGAGGAAGAACGTGATTGCCAAGTGCTACGGTGGAGATATTTCGCGCAAAAGGAAGCTGCTGGAGAAGCAGAAAGAAGGCAAGAAGCGGATGAAGCGGGTGGGCAAAGTCGATATCCCGCAGGAAGCCTTCCTGGCGGTGCTCAAGCTGGGCGAAGAACCCTCCCGCTAG